A section of the Acanthopagrus latus isolate v.2019 chromosome 20, fAcaLat1.1, whole genome shotgun sequence genome encodes:
- the kcnj16 gene encoding inward rectifier potassium channel 16: MHKQYTSVSPTDDITVRTENGPRSKKYRYVRKEGNCNVVFRHVPEEWLLFVTDIFTTLVEIRWRVMFLIFALSYILSWLFFGILFWVIALAHGDIQDHTTDPCVYEVRSFTAAFLFSLETQTTIGYGFRGMSENCMIAIIVVTVQDVISCFIDTFVIGIVVAKMASARKRAQTVGFSNCAVINLRDGFLCLSWRVGDFRRHHLVEGSACAQIVHSTVHATGKMDVTYEDLVIQQKDIVLVTPTTIFHRIEPSSPLYKMSLVDLRNADFELVVSFTYTDDSTGMLHQSRTSYITAEILWGHLFQEMIRVSRRNYRVDYTLFNHTAKVLVPEVSAEEYEIKKQLRPSPRHSPRHSPRSSPRHSPRSSTRNSPRSSPRPSPRSQQKNHHENLLKPPTVTVELVNDSQTESTDSTSQVDNKHRDTLALPNDLTSSEI; encoded by the coding sequence ATGCATAAACAATATACATCAGTGAGCCCCACCGATGACATCACTGTAAGGACTGAGAATGGACCTCGATCAAAGAAATACCGCTACGTACGCAAAGAGGGCAACTGTAACGTTGTGTTCCGGCACGTTCCTGAGGagtggctgctgtttgtgaCTGACATCTTCACCACTTTGGTGGAGATCAGATGGAGGGTGATGTTCCTGATCTTCGCACTGTCTTACATCCTGTCCTGGCTCTTCTTCGGCATCCTCTTCTGGGTCATCGCTCTTGCTCACGGTGACATCCAAGACCACACGACTGATCCCTGCGTGTACGAGGTGCGCAGCTTCACAGCTGCTTTCCTCTTTTCGCTTGAAACTCAAACCACCATCGGCTACGGTTTCAGAGGAATGTCAGAGAACTGCATGATCGCCATCATCGTTGTTACTGTACAAGATGTCATCAGCTGCTTCATTGACACATTTGTCATCGGAATTGTTGTCGCAAAAATGGCCTCTGCCAGAAAGAGAGCACAGACAGTGGGCTTCAGCAACTGCGCCGTCATCAACCTTCGGGATGGTTTCTTGTGTCTTTCCTGGAGAGTTGGGGACTTCCGCAGGCACCATCTGGTGGAGGGGAGCGCTTGTGCCCAAATTGTCCACTCCACAGTACATGCCACGGGGAAAATGGACGTCACCTATGAAGATCTGGTCATCCAGCAGAAAGACATCGTCCTGGTCACACCTACAACCATCTTCCATAGGATTGAACCCAGCAGTCCTCTGTACAAAATGAGTTTGGTCGATCTACGGAATGCTGACTTTGAGCTGGTGGTGTCTTTTACCTACACGGACGATTCCACAGGTATGCTGCATCAAAGCCGAACCTCATACATTACAGCTGAAATCCTCTGGGGTCACTTGTTCCAGGAGATGATCCGGGTCAGCAGGAGGAACTACCGGGTGGATTACACCTTGTTCAATCACACTGCTAAAGTGCTGGTGCCTGAGGTCAGTGCTGAGGAGTATGAAATCAAGAAGCAGCTGCGGCCTTCTCCTCGACATTCCCCACGGCATTCACCTAGATCTTCACCCAGACATTCACCTAGATCCTCAACACGAAATTCACCCAGATCTTCCCCGCGCCCCTCTCCAAGGTCTCAGCAGAAAAATCATCATGAAAACCTTCTGAAACCCCCAACGGTAACTGTAGAGCTTGTGAATGATAGTCAAACTGAATCAACTGACTCAACATCTCAAGTTGACAATAAACATCGAGACACATTGGCTCTGCCAAATGACCTCACAAGTTCAGAAATATAG